DNA from Pseudanabaena galeata CCNP1313:
GCATAAGCAGGTTAAACGTTTACTGGCACTCAATCTAATTGAAATGACGATTCCTGATAAGCCTAATAGCCGTTTGCAAAAGTATCGATTAACGGCAAGGGGTAAGGCTTGGCTAAATGGTGATAGATAAGTGTAGTTTTTGCTTAGTCAATTATTTCGAGTCATAATCAAGCTATAGCGCATAGGAGATCAAGTTAATGACTATGACGATCGCTGAAGTAAAACCAACATCTCAGTCTGTAAATCAAGTACCAGTAAAGAAATTGACCTTTGCGGAGTTTCTTGAGTTTAGTAGTGATACTGAGATTTTGTATGAACTAGAGAATGGAGAATTAATTGAGATGGCTTCGGAGAGTGAGATCAATCAACGTATTGCCATGTTCTTGGTTGCCTGTTTTTTACAGTTGGGGATTTCCTATGGGCGGCTAAGGATGAAGACGGAAATTGCGGTGCATAGCCGACGGGTGGGGGTGCGTGTACCTGATTTGGTGATTTTTTCGGAGGAGTTGGAAGCGGCGATGCAGGGGGCAACCCGATCGCTAGTTTTGATGGATATGCCACCACCGTTGTTAGTAGTGGAAATTGTTAGCCCCAATCAAGAGAGTCGGGACTATCGCTATAAGCGATCGGAGTATGCGGCGAGGGGAATTATGGAATATTGGATTGTTGACCCGATCGCTCAAAAGTTGACGATTTTGCAATGGGTTGAGGGGTTTTATGACGAGTTGGTGTTTACAGGAGAGACTGCGATCGCTTCGCCTTTATTGGGAGAGTTAGATTTAACTGCGGCGAAACTTTGGCAAAGCTAAGCTGTATATGTACATATTTCTGTACAATGATTTTAAGGAAAAAACTATGCAAGATAGAGCCAATCAGCTATGAATGCAGTTACATATACCCATGTCCGCAATAACTTAGCAACGATGATGGATCAGGTATGTGCTGATCACACGCCTGTGATCGTGACGCGCCAAAATCAGCAACCTGTGATCATGCTGTCTTTAGAAGACTACGAATCTTTGGTGGAAACTGCCTATTTGTTGCGTAGCCCTAAGAATGCAGAGAGATTAACTAAGGCGATCGCTCGACTAAATGCTGGTGAGGGACAGGTGCGGGAGTTGATCGAGTGACGGTTATTTTTGATGATGATGCTTGGGAAGATTATCTCTATTGGCAGCGTACCGATCCAAAGGTTTTAAAACGGATTAATGCTTTGATTAAGGAGATTCAGCGTAGTCCCTATGAGGGTGTTGGTAAGCCTGAGCCTCTGAAATATAATTTTGCTGGCTATTGGTCAAGGCGGATCAATGATGAGCATCGGCTTGTTTATCAGGTAAATGATAACGATGTGCTGATTGCTCAACTTCGATATCACTATTAGTGGATTTTGATGAATACAGGCGAACTTTTAGAAAAATATTTTGCTTTTGCTTTTGCTGCACCTGATGGGATTAAGAAACTGCGCGAGTTGATTTTGTCGTTGGCGATGCAGGGGAAGTTAGTGCCAC
Protein-coding regions in this window:
- a CDS encoding type II toxin-antitoxin system Phd/YefM family antitoxin gives rise to the protein MNAVTYTHVRNNLATMMDQVCADHTPVIVTRQNQQPVIMLSLEDYESLVETAYLLRSPKNAERLTKAIARLNAGEGQVRELIE
- a CDS encoding Txe/YoeB family addiction module toxin — protein: MTVIFDDDAWEDYLYWQRTDPKVLKRINALIKEIQRSPYEGVGKPEPLKYNFAGYWSRRINDEHRLVYQVNDNDVLIAQLRYHY
- a CDS encoding Uma2 family endonuclease, whose product is MTIAEVKPTSQSVNQVPVKKLTFAEFLEFSSDTEILYELENGELIEMASESEINQRIAMFLVACFLQLGISYGRLRMKTEIAVHSRRVGVRVPDLVIFSEELEAAMQGATRSLVLMDMPPPLLVVEIVSPNQESRDYRYKRSEYAARGIMEYWIVDPIAQKLTILQWVEGFYDELVFTGETAIASPLLGELDLTAAKLWQS